A stretch of DNA from Yoonia sp. BS5-3:
GTAGCCAATGGCAAGCTTGCGCTGGATATAACTCGTCGAACATTTGCGATCTTTGATCACAATCGCCACAGCCGTGTCGTAAAGCGCATTTTCGCTATCCGACCCGTCGCCCAGCCCTAGAACCAGGTCAATATTGCTTTCAGCATCGTCAGAGGGCCCCTCAACAACGCCAGACATGTATTCGGGCGGGCCAAATGCCTTCAGATGGTTGACGATTTCCTCGACCTCTTCATCACTGACAAAGGGGCCGTGCACGCGGGTGATCTTGGATCCGCCCGCCATATAAAGCATGTCACCCATGCCCAAAAGCTGCTCGGCGCCCATTTCGCCCAAGATGGTGCGGCTATCAATTTTTGAGGTCACCTGAAACGAAATCCGGGTCGGGAAGTTCGCCTTGACCGTCCCGGTGATCACATCCACCGATGGGCGCTGGGTGGCCATGATCAGGTGGATCCCCGACGCACGAGCCATCTGCGCCAAACGCTGAATACAGGCCTCGATTTCCTTACCAGCCACCATCATCAGGTCGGCCATCTCATCAACGACTACGACGATATATGGCAGCAGTTCGGGCTGGAATTCTTCGGTTTCAAAGATAGGATCGCCCGTTTCATCGTCAAAACCGGTTTGCACGGTGCGGCTGAACATCTCATTCTTGGCCAGAGCGTCTTTGACGCGGCCGTTGTAACCATCAATATTCCGCACGCCCATTTTGGACATTTTGCGATAGCGCTCTTCCATCTCACCGACGACCCATTTCAGGGCAACCACCGCCTTTTTCGGGTCGGTCACAACAGGGGACAGAAGATGGGGGATACCGTCATAGACGCTCAGTTCCAGCATCTTCGGATCGATCATGATCATGCGGCATTCTTCCGGCGACAGCTTGTAAAGCAGCGATAGGATCATCGTATTGATCGCGACCGATTTACCCGAACCGGTGGTCCCGGCAATCAATAGGTGAGGCATCTTGGCCAGGTTGGCCACAATCGGCTCTCCGCCAATATCCTTGCCCAGCGCCAATGGCAGCTTGTGGTTGCCATCGCCAAAATCGCGATGGGACAGGATTTCGCGCAGCACAACTTTTTCGCGGTTCTCATTAGGCAATTCGATCCCGATCACTGTCCGACCAGGCACGGTGGAAACGCGGGCCGCAAGAGCCGACATCGAGCGGGCGATATCATCCGATAGGCCAATCACGCGGCTGGCTTTTAGACCGGGCGCAGGCTCAAGCTCATACATGGTGACGACGGGGCCGGGGCGGACACTGACGATCTCACCTTTGACGCCATAATCATCCAGTACGCTTTCCAGCATGCGCGCGTTTTCTTCCAAGGCTTCATCGCTCAGATGATGACGCTGGATATCAATCGGATTGGTCAGCAGGCCAAGCGGAGGATTCTCATAATCGGCATATTTTTCCTCAAACTTCAACGCAGGCTGGGCCTCGGCCTTGGCCTGACGGGACGGCTGTGGCGCGCGTTTGGGAGGATGCTGGACAACGCTGCGCGGCTCGGGCGCCGTCGGCATCGCAGGCACATGCGGCGCAGGGATTGGCATATGCGGTTGGGCCATCACCTCTGCCTCGGGTGCGGCGGTAACTTTGGGGGCCATAGCTGCTGCAATCGCCGCAGGAATGCGCAAGCCAGGGGTCGCAGCGGGTGCTTCGTCTGCGACCACTTCTTCTTCCGGCTCGATCACAGGATCTGCGTCAAACACCAGCGGTTTCGGACCGCGGCCTGCGGTCAGGGCAGGTTCAATGCGTACACCGGTCGGCGATGGTGCTGGCGTGCGGTTCTTGATCGCATCTGCAATGCGCGCGCTGACACGGTCAGGGCTGCTGGTTTCAGCCTGGGTATCCGCAGGCAGTTCAGCAGTCACAAGTTCAGGCTCGGGCATCGGGTCGCTACGTTTCAGCAAACCAGACAAGAACCCACCGGATTGCGGTTCAGGCGGGGCTGCGCGGGCGGGCGCCGCGAGGGGCGGCGCAGGCGGCATCTTTGGCGCAGGGGCGCGAGGCATGATGGGTGCCGCAGCGGGTGCGGCTGTGTCAGCGGCCAAGGGCGGCGGGCTTGTGGGCATAATCGGGTTTGACCGAACAACTGCGGCAGCGCGGGCCTTTACATCAGCCTTTGGTGATGGAGGAAATGGCGCGATTTCCATGGCTGAGGTTTCGGCGGATGCGGTACGGGCCTCAGCCGCTTCGGCACGCCGGGCCTGCATGGTGGCGTTCATACCCTGGGCAGCTTGGGCAGACAGGGCTGCGCCTTTACCCACTACACGCAGCAGCAGCGCATAAAGCATCACGGTGCCCAACATCAGGAACCGGCCTGCCTGACGCAGCTCTGGGCGGGTGAAGCCCAATACAAATGCCATGATCGTCAGAACGGCGGCAAAGGACAAAAGCGACAGCAGTTTGACGCCGAAACTGGTGCCAAAGGGGACGATCGTCAGGATGACACCAAGAACAGTGTCACCGAAAAGACCGCCCAAACCAAAATTTGCAGGCCATGCGGGCGCAGGGCTGAGTGTCGCGGCATAAACGGAACCCAACACAATCGCGACGGGTGCAAAGATCAGACGACTGATCGCGCGTTCTTGCCCGTTATGCAAGATAAACCGAGTGCCCCAAGTCAGCAGAACCAGTGGCACGATCCAAATGCCCTTCCCGACTATCATCATGACGGGGGCCGCAATCGATGCGCCGAAATGGCCGAGCCAGTTTTGGACGGGTGCATCTGTTGCAGAAATCCAACTGGGATCATCAGGCGAATAGCTTCCCATCATCGCCGCAATTAAAAGCCCGGCGACAGCCAAGGCGATACCGAATAATTCGCGCCCGCGTTTTTCAATCGCGGCCTGGGTGGTGCTGTCCAAAAGCGGATCGCGCTGCCGTGTTTGATATGATGCCATGACCTTGTTCCTCAACCGTACAGACAGTCGCGGATCAGAGTCAGACCGCGCTGCATTTCTTGTGTTGGGGCCACCATGGCGACCCGAATATACTTTTTACCTGGATTTTCGCCGGCAACATCACGGCTCAGATAAGCGCCGGGCAACACCCGGACGCCGGTTTCCTGCCACAGCTTGACCGTGGCCGCTTCGCCATCTTCAATCGGCAACCACAGGAAAAACCCGGCCTGCGGGGAGTGGTAGCCATCGATATGGCCCAGAATATCATCGGCGATTTCATATTTGCGGTGATAGAGGGCGCGGTTCTCATCCACATGCGCCTCATCATTCCAGACAGCGGTGGCGACAGCCTGCAACGGCTCGGGCAAAGGGGTACCGGCAAAAGCACGCAACTGACGGATGCGGGCGATGGACTTGGGGCCACCGGCGCAAAAGCCAGACCGGAGCCCGGGCAAGTTCGACCGTTTGGACAAGGAATGAAAGATCACGACCCGCTCAGGATCAGCACCCATCTCATGGGCAATCTGCAAGGCGCCGGGCGGGGGCACATCACGGTAAATCTCGGAATAGCATTCATCCGCAAAAACGATGAAATCATGCTTCTCGGCCAAAGTGATCAGCGCACGCCAATAGGCCGCATCGGCCACAGCCCCCTGCGGGTTGGCGGGCGAACAGATATAGGCAATCGCGGTGCGATCCAAAACATCCGCAGACAAGGCATGGAAGTCCGGCAAATGACCTGTGGCTTCGGTCGCAGGCACAAACACCGGCTCCGCCCCCACCGACAAAGCGGCAACAGCATAGACCGGATAAAACGGGTTCGGGGTCAGGATCAGCGGCTGACCATTCTTGCGCTCAGGGCAAAGCGCCATGGCCGCATTATAGAGGCCTTCGCGGGTGCCGTTCAGGGTCAATATCTGATCGGTCGGGATATCGACACCATAGCGGCGCTGCAAAAAGCCACCAATGGCCACCAGCAGATCAGACACGCCGTTGTTGTCAGGATATTTGGCAAAACCCTGCAGGTTGGCCGCCAAAAGGTCGCCCACAAACGCAGGGAACGCATGGCGCGGTTCGCCAATGGTCATATTAACTGTCTCGGTCGCCACCGTCGGCACATCCAAAAGCGCACGTAAACGTGGCCACGTTGCCGCCGGGAGGTCCGAAAACCGCTCGGGAAAGTCCATAACTGCCTCAATACGCGGGATCATTTCGCCCCGCTTTCGCCTAAACTAGCCTGACGCGGGGTGGTCTGTCCAGAATAAGGCGCAGCGGCAGGTGATATTGTGGCTTTTGGGTCAGTCCTTTGCCGCCATCACGGTGTATTTGACATAAACCTAAGACATCGCTTTTCGCGTTCGATCAAAGAAAGCGGCCGCGAACAAGCGATCTGAATTTATGGCGGAATGGTTTAAGGCTCGCAACGCTCGCGGCAGATATACCAATACCGCACGCGCTGCGCCGTGCCCGTCTGCCCCAAGCGGTCATGCAGGAGCGCAAAGGCGACCTGTCCCAATGGCCGGCCTTCCATATCTCCGTGGATCATGCGCCGCCCTTGCCAGATGACCATTTCCAGCTCTTGGGCCAGCGCCTCTTGATCGGCAAAGAAACGTCGCCAAGAGGATGTCTGCGCGCGGGCATTGGCGATGATTTCGCGCCCAATCCGATTTGCCAGACCGCTCTGCGGCCCCAGTTGCGCAAGCTCGTCCCAGGCCGCAAAACCCGCCAGCCCGAGATGATCACGATGGTAAAGGCCCAGCGTTTCAGGCAAAGGTGTAAACTTGCCAGTCAATGGGTCAGGCAACGTCATACCGCGCCGATAGGCCCGTTGTTTGACCCGATATCCCATCCAAGAAATCGTGCCGACACTCCCCATCCAATTCCGGAAATCGGCTGTCAAAAAGGCGCCAGTTCTGATCGACAAGGGCAGATCCCGCGACACCCTTGCGCTGGTCCAGAACGAATCACCGTTTGTTTGCAATGGGATATCATCGGCCAGCGCAATCACGACGCGCGGGGCTGGCAAGGACAAAGCCACCATAACAAGACGGTACCCTAGTGTTCCATCGCGGGCCCAAGCGGCCTCTAACAGCTCTTGACGCCGCGGCCATAACGACATGATTTCGGGCACTATTTCCGCTGCATCATCATCACGCCCAAGGGCCACAAGGCGCAGAAAGGCTGCGGTTGTCAGCCCGCGCTGTTCGTCTGGATAAGCGTCACGCTGACGGGCAAAATGCAACAAGTCATCGGCGGAAAGCACATTGAGCAAACGGATCGTGTCCCGATGCAATGGCACATCGGCATTGATATCGACCAATGCGCCCACCGATCCGGCCCGATAACTGGCGCCCGCATTCAACCAACTGTCAAACCGTGGATCATCCGCAAGGCGACGCAAATCATCGGCGGACAGATGGGACCACATCGGGTTCCAGCCATAGTACAGTCCTGATATCTCGATCTTGGCCAGTTCAACGGCCGCCTGCTGGCGCAATATTGCGGGTAGATAATGCAACGTGTCAACGGCATGTGGTTCGGCACGCCAGGATGCGATCGCAAATCGTTCCTGCTCATACCGGGCAATGGCAAACGCCGCATATTCTGCATCTGTTGCATCACATGCGCCTACCTGCGTGCCAAGCGCGCTAACATGAGCCTCGGCCTGGCTAAAAACCGTTCTTAATTCGGGTGAAAGATACGCCATATGCCGCCGGTCTTCACGCATATGCATCACGGCCAAAAGCCATGGCAAACTTGTTTTGTCTTGATAGCGCTGCAGTGCGTGAACCAAAAGGCCACGCATCGCTGCGCTGCGCCCATCCCGAAAACCAGACTGCAGCCCCCAAGAAATCGTGTGTGGCCGGGCCGAGGCGGCCTGGATCGTCAAAAGCCAATCAAGCACGTCATCATGGGCAAACAGGGCGATAACCCGTTCTGTTTCCGTCAGATGCGGTGCATCGGGGGTCAACCACCATCCGGGAAAAGGACCAATGGTGGTGTAGACATTCAGCAGAACCTCGCTATCGGTCTGCCCCTCTGGCGTCACTTTGCGAAAATCGGGATCGCGCATCCGGGCCAAAGACCGGGCCAAAACCGCTGAAACGGATGTCGGTGGCGGGTCAAGAAACGCGAGGCCCCGATCGGCAGGCTCCATCAACCCTGCGTCAGGAAGCCCCATCATCAGCCGATAAAGCGACAGGGTTGGCCCCAAGCTTTCGTAATTCATCCCACCCGAATACAGCGTTCCGTATTTCGAATAGGCCGCATCAATCAGCGCGGCGGGGGCCGCATAACGGCCGTCACAGACATCGGCCGATACAACCTGCGACCAGAGCGCGCATATGATAGTCAGAACAGACCGCATGTTTTAACTCTGATCAGGCCAAAGCCCGCTCTGCCGCGGTGCAAAGGCGCAGCAAAGCGGCCTCGGCCCCGGTTTGGCCGTTAAACATTATCCCACATGAGGGCACGCCCGTGGGCAAAGTGACCGAACAAAGGTTCAGCAAATTGGCCACCCGCGTATTGCGAAGCGCCAAAAGATTTTCCGATTTGTAATAATCATCATCATCCAACAGGCGTTGCGCATGAGGCGGCAAGATCGGGGCGGTCGGCATGATCACAGCGTCAAACTGCGCGGTCTCAGTGGCGTATTGCTTGCGGATATCGCGCAGCATATTCCAGCCCGCGCAGTAATCCGGCCCGCTGACCGTTTGCCCGCCGCGCACCCGCTCTAGAATCTGGGGAAACATCTTTTCGGGATGTGCCTCCACCAGATTGCGCCACCAGCCATAGCTATCCGCCGCATAAAGATTGCCGGCAACATTGAATGCATCAAAAAGCTGCGCAAAATACCGGTGTTCGACAATAGCGCCTGCTGCCTGCAAGCGCTCAACCGCGCTTTGAAAACCCGCACGCGGTGCATCCCGCACCTCGTCGGGAACAATTGTATCCAGCACCATCAGCCGGACGCCCTGCAACGTGGTGCCCGCTGTATCAACCGGGCGGGAGCCCTCAAGTGCCGCAAGCAGAAGCGTGGCGTCCTCAACTGACCGGCACAGCGGGCCGACCGTATCAAAGGTCAGGCAAAGCGGCACGACCCCTTCCAATGACAGCCGCCCATGGGTGGTTTTCAGACCGACCAGATCATTCCAGGCTGAAGGTATCCGCACCGATCCGCCCGTATCCGAACCGATACCTGCTGCAGCCAGTCCAAATGCAACTGAAGCCCCCGCCCCCGACGATGACCCACCGGGCACCGCTTCAGGGTCGTTCACACAAGGGGGCGTCGCTGTGATCGGGTTCAGGCCCAGGCCCGAAAATGCGATCTCTGACATATGGGTTTTCCCGAGGCAGACCAGCCCAGCGGTTGTCGCGGCTTCTAGCACATAGGCATCGCGCTCCGGTACTCGGCCGGCCATCAGCGCGGTACCCGCCTCGGTCCCGATACCCGCAGTGTCAAAAAGGTCTTTCCACGACACAGGCACACCATCAAGCGGCCCACGCCGCATCCCCGCCTTTGCACGGTCAGCCGCGGACGCAGCCTCGGCCCGCGCGCGATCACGGGTGACACGCGCATAGATACGATCACGGTGTTCATGGGCATCAATGGCCGCGAGATAAACCTCGGTCAACGCGGCCGGATCGATCTGCCCTGCCCCAATCGCACGGCCCAAATCCGCTGCGGTCATCCAACGCCAGTCTTGCATCATGTCCCTCCTGATTGCAGGGCGACGGTAGCGGCCATTGCGCGCATGGACAATCCCGCGCAGAGGCGCATATTGCGGGACATGAAGACGGATTTGATTATCGTGGGTGGTGGCCTGAACGGGCCGGCCCTAGCCTTGGCCGCTGCGCAAGCAGGCTTTACCGTAACGCTGATTGATAAGCTAACCGTCGACAGGCGGAAGAAACCGGGGTTTGACGGGCGGTCATACGCCTTAGCGCTTGCCTCAATGCGGCTTCTGCGGGGCATCGGGATTTGGGACATGCTGGCCGAACAGGCCCAGCCGATGCTGGAAATCAAAGTCTCAGACGGGCGCGCTGGCGAAGGAGCCAGCCCGTGGATGATGCATTTTGACCATGCCGAGATCGAAGAAGGCCCAATGGGATACATGGTCGAGGACCGGCATCTGCGGCGCGCCTTTTTGGATGCGATAGCGGCTGAAAAGAAGATCACGCATCTGGCAGGCCAGGCTGTGACGGCGCAGACGTGCGATGCGGCCAGTGTCACTGTCACTTTGGACAATGACAAAAAGATCGTGGGCCGCGTTCTGATCGGCTCTGATGGGCGGCAAAGCGGAACCGCAAGCCGGGCCGGGATCAAACGCACAGGTTGGGGGTACGGCCAAACCGCCGTGGTCTGCGCTGTCGCCCATGAGCAGCCACACGGAGGCATCGCCCATCAGTTCTTTATGCCGGGTGGACCACTTGCGATTTTGCCGCTGACGGGTAATCGCAGTTCTCTTGTTTGGAGCGAGACCGAAGACCGCGCTGCGACGCTTGCAGCAATGAATGACACCGATTTCCTGACCGCGTTGCGCCCGGCCTTTGGCGACTTTCTTGGCGAAATTAGCTTAACCGGCGCGCGGTTCACCTATCCGCTGGGGCTATCGCTGGCGCAGCGTTTTGTCGCAGATCGGGTCGCTCTGATTGGCGATGCAGCGCACGGGGTGCATCCGATCGCAGGGCAAGGGCTGAATGCCGGTCTGCGCGATGTGGCTGCGCTGACTGAGGTTTTATATGAGGCCCGATCCCGCGGGGAAGACATCGGCAGCGCCCAGGCCTTGGCGCGCTATGAACAATGGCGCCGTTTTGATACAACCACCTTGGCCGTGGCGACAGATACGTTCAATCGTCTGTTTTCAAATGATAACCCGTTTTTGCGGGCAGCGCGCGATATCGGCATGGGGATCGTGAATGCAGCGCCAAGCCTGCGGCGCGGCTTCATCCGCGAAGCCGCCGGGCTGACCGGTGATCTGCCGACGCTCATGCAGTGATAGCGGGGCGAAGGAATTTCGCGAAATTCCTTCTTCCGGCCCCATCAATACGCAGCGGATATCGGCGCAACGACGCAAGAGCATAACAGAAGTGAATAGCCAATGGCCCCGGGCCGCGATACACAATACACCAAGTCAACGAAAGAACGATCAACGATGCCATTAGGGGCTGAAAAGTTGCGATGGGCGCCGCTTGCAGCAATGCTTCTGCTATGCGCAAGCAGCCTACAAGCGCAGGAGGTTCGGCTTGTCGCCGAAAACGCGCGTGACACGCTCAACAGCGCCTCTTTGCTACGCGCTCTTGAAGATGATGCCGATCCGCAGGATTACGTGGCCGCCGCACGCGCCGATTATCGGCGCTTGCTGACTGCGCTTTATGCCGAAGGCTATTACGGCGGCACCATCTCGATCACAGTGGACGGGGTTGAGGCAGCCAATATCGCACCGCTTGACGCGCCTTCGGTAATCAATGAGGTCATCATCACAGTCGCACCCGGCGTCAGGTTCACCTTTGGGGATGTCAGCGTCACGCCCCTTGCACCGGGTAGCAGCTTGCCAGAAACCCTGGGACCACGTGAAACAGCAGAATCCGATGTGATCCAAAGCGCTGTCAGCGGCAGTGTCAGCAGTTGGCGCGATCTGGGCTATGCCAAGGCGCGGGTCAGCGCACAGTCGATCACCGCACGACATGACGCAGCAAAACTGGATGTCGCCGTGACCCTGACACCCGGCCCCCAACTAACCTTTGGCGCGCTCAACATCAGCGGCAACGAAGATGTGCGCACCGACCGCATTTTGGAAATCGCAGGGCTGCCGACAGGCGAAACCTATTCACCCGATGAGATCGATACCGCCGAAAACAGGCTGCGGCGCACAGGAGCATTTTCAAGCGTTTCCATGACCGAGGCCGACGAAATCGGGACCGGTAACACGCTTGATATCAAAGCACAAATCGCCGAAGCGAAACCAAGACGCATTGGAGTCGGTATTGAATTGTCCAGCATTGAAGGGCTAACTTTATCTTCGTTCTGGCTGCACCGGAACTGGCTCGGAGGGGCCGAACAGTTCCGGATCGATGGTGAAATCGCCGGGATCGGGGGCGAGACAGGCGGGGTCGATTATTCGCTTGGCGCCAGCTTTAACCGGCCCGCCACCTTTGGAGCAGACACCGATTTCTTCATCAATGGCGAAATATCCCGCGAAGACGAACCTGATTATCTGCTTGATAAGATCGAGGCTGAGATCGGGCTCAGCCGGATCCTCACCGAACACCTGACCGTCAGCGGCGGTGTGGGCCTGCTGACGGCCTATGAGGAAAGCGACCTGGGCACACGCGAATATACACTACTGACCCTGCCGCTTGATGCGACCTATGACAGACGGGATTCCAGCACGAACGCCAAAAACGGCTTTTATGTCGACAGTGAGCTAACACCGTTTGTCAGCCTGTTGGGCGATGATGTGAACGGCGCGCGGTCTTTTACTGATATCCGGGGCTATTATAGCTTTGGGGAAAGTCAGGGGGTAACATTTGCTGCTCGTGGACAGATTGGCAGTGTGCTGGGTGCAGGCATTGACGAAGCGCCTGCTGACTTTCTGTTTTATTCGGGCGGCGGCGGCACTGTACGGGGGCAAGCCTATAACTCACTGGGCATCGACAGCGTCGACGGGACC
This window harbors:
- a CDS encoding UbiH/UbiF/VisC/COQ6 family ubiquinone biosynthesis hydroxylase: MDNPAQRRILRDMKTDLIIVGGGLNGPALALAAAQAGFTVTLIDKLTVDRRKKPGFDGRSYALALASMRLLRGIGIWDMLAEQAQPMLEIKVSDGRAGEGASPWMMHFDHAEIEEGPMGYMVEDRHLRRAFLDAIAAEKKITHLAGQAVTAQTCDAASVTVTLDNDKKIVGRVLIGSDGRQSGTASRAGIKRTGWGYGQTAVVCAVAHEQPHGGIAHQFFMPGGPLAILPLTGNRSSLVWSETEDRAATLAAMNDTDFLTALRPAFGDFLGEISLTGARFTYPLGLSLAQRFVADRVALIGDAAHGVHPIAGQGLNAGLRDVAALTEVLYEARSRGEDIGSAQALARYEQWRRFDTTTLAVATDTFNRLFSNDNPFLRAARDIGMGIVNAAPSLRRGFIREAAGLTGDLPTLMQ
- a CDS encoding amidase family protein — encoded protein: MQDWRWMTAADLGRAIGAGQIDPAALTEVYLAAIDAHEHRDRIYARVTRDRARAEAASAADRAKAGMRRGPLDGVPVSWKDLFDTAGIGTEAGTALMAGRVPERDAYVLEAATTAGLVCLGKTHMSEIAFSGLGLNPITATPPCVNDPEAVPGGSSSGAGASVAFGLAAAGIGSDTGGSVRIPSAWNDLVGLKTTHGRLSLEGVVPLCLTFDTVGPLCRSVEDATLLLAALEGSRPVDTAGTTLQGVRLMVLDTIVPDEVRDAPRAGFQSAVERLQAAGAIVEHRYFAQLFDAFNVAGNLYAADSYGWWRNLVEAHPEKMFPQILERVRGGQTVSGPDYCAGWNMLRDIRKQYATETAQFDAVIMPTAPILPPHAQRLLDDDDYYKSENLLALRNTRVANLLNLCSVTLPTGVPSCGIMFNGQTGAEAALLRLCTAAERALA
- a CDS encoding aminotransferase class I/II-fold pyridoxal phosphate-dependent enzyme, whose amino-acid sequence is MDFPERFSDLPAATWPRLRALLDVPTVATETVNMTIGEPRHAFPAFVGDLLAANLQGFAKYPDNNGVSDLLVAIGGFLQRRYGVDIPTDQILTLNGTREGLYNAAMALCPERKNGQPLILTPNPFYPVYAVAALSVGAEPVFVPATEATGHLPDFHALSADVLDRTAIAYICSPANPQGAVADAAYWRALITLAEKHDFIVFADECYSEIYRDVPPPGALQIAHEMGADPERVVIFHSLSKRSNLPGLRSGFCAGGPKSIARIRQLRAFAGTPLPEPLQAVATAVWNDEAHVDENRALYHRKYEIADDILGHIDGYHSPQAGFFLWLPIEDGEAATVKLWQETGVRVLPGAYLSRDVAGENPGKKYIRVAMVAPTQEMQRGLTLIRDCLYG
- a CDS encoding autotransporter assembly complex family protein, producing MLLLCASSLQAQEVRLVAENARDTLNSASLLRALEDDADPQDYVAAARADYRRLLTALYAEGYYGGTISITVDGVEAANIAPLDAPSVINEVIITVAPGVRFTFGDVSVTPLAPGSSLPETLGPRETAESDVIQSAVSGSVSSWRDLGYAKARVSAQSITARHDAAKLDVAVTLTPGPQLTFGALNISGNEDVRTDRILEIAGLPTGETYSPDEIDTAENRLRRTGAFSSVSMTEADEIGTGNTLDIKAQIAEAKPRRIGVGIELSSIEGLTLSSFWLHRNWLGGAEQFRIDGEIAGIGGETGGVDYSLGASFNRPATFGADTDFFINGEISREDEPDYLLDKIEAEIGLSRILTEHLTVSGGVGLLTAYEESDLGTREYTLLTLPLDATYDRRDSSTNAKNGFYVDSELTPFVSLLGDDVNGARSFTDIRGYYSFGESQGVTFAARGQIGSVLGAGIDEAPADFLFYSGGGGTVRGQAYNSLGIDSVDGTETITTGGTSFAGLQLEARVQIREKISLVGFYDIGAVADSELAFDTDNWHAGAGFGLRYETGIGPLRLDLGTQASGDDAGEDLQVYIGIGQAF
- a CDS encoding DNA translocase FtsK 4TM domain-containing protein, which gives rise to MASYQTRQRDPLLDSTTQAAIEKRGRELFGIALAVAGLLIAAMMGSYSPDDPSWISATDAPVQNWLGHFGASIAAPVMMIVGKGIWIVPLVLLTWGTRFILHNGQERAISRLIFAPVAIVLGSVYAATLSPAPAWPANFGLGGLFGDTVLGVILTIVPFGTSFGVKLLSLLSFAAVLTIMAFVLGFTRPELRQAGRFLMLGTVMLYALLLRVVGKGAALSAQAAQGMNATMQARRAEAAEARTASAETSAMEIAPFPPSPKADVKARAAAVVRSNPIMPTSPPPLAADTAAPAAAPIMPRAPAPKMPPAPPLAAPARAAPPEPQSGGFLSGLLKRSDPMPEPELVTAELPADTQAETSSPDRVSARIADAIKNRTPAPSPTGVRIEPALTAGRGPKPLVFDADPVIEPEEEVVADEAPAATPGLRIPAAIAAAMAPKVTAAPEAEVMAQPHMPIPAPHVPAMPTAPEPRSVVQHPPKRAPQPSRQAKAEAQPALKFEEKYADYENPPLGLLTNPIDIQRHHLSDEALEENARMLESVLDDYGVKGEIVSVRPGPVVTMYELEPAPGLKASRVIGLSDDIARSMSALAARVSTVPGRTVIGIELPNENREKVVLREILSHRDFGDGNHKLPLALGKDIGGEPIVANLAKMPHLLIAGTTGSGKSVAINTMILSLLYKLSPEECRMIMIDPKMLELSVYDGIPHLLSPVVTDPKKAVVALKWVVGEMEERYRKMSKMGVRNIDGYNGRVKDALAKNEMFSRTVQTGFDDETGDPIFETEEFQPELLPYIVVVVDEMADLMMVAGKEIEACIQRLAQMARASGIHLIMATQRPSVDVITGTVKANFPTRISFQVTSKIDSRTILGEMGAEQLLGMGDMLYMAGGSKITRVHGPFVSDEEVEEIVNHLKAFGPPEYMSGVVEGPSDDAESNIDLVLGLGDGSDSENALYDTAVAIVIKDRKCSTSYIQRKLAIGYNKAARLVEQMEEEGVVSSANHVGKREILVPEQQ